One segment of Palaemon carinicauda isolate YSFRI2023 chromosome 35, ASM3689809v2, whole genome shotgun sequence DNA contains the following:
- the LOC137627333 gene encoding uncharacterized protein — protein sequence MTLKNKVSCYDKNLDGWKKEEFEKEVDRWIAEGILVPWKEKVDVGIIPLMAVEQPTKNKVRPVLDFRELNVNVKCHTGDDVTDVCSETLWKWRQTGENVSVVDLKSAYLQLSVDEKLWPYQLVNYKGQTFCLTRLGFGLNSAPRIMSRILKTVLSKDEKIERATSSYINDTLVNESIASADEVIRHLNTFGLITKSPESLNGGAALGLQLQRVGGELMFQRGNKVPEVADMLTRRELFSVCGTLVGHYPIAGWLRIACSYIKRRASGARWEDPVGEQSMMMVKEVIERVKLDDPVRGNWCVPSVKHGVVWCDASKIAMGLVLEINGKIAEDAAWLRKKDDFNHINVAELEAVLKGVNLAIRWGLESIEERTDSATVGAWLKFIVSAEKHDHTKGTAEMIIIRRLGTLKELITEFGLNIVVQMVPSEKNKADILTRVRKNWLVSSEVEHAHLCASAVVDITELHNKHHMGIDRTLYLAKKLDPQVSRECVKKVVQCCDRCQSIDPAPVMHKGGELSVERNWQRLAIDVTHYRQVPYLSVVDCGPGRFAIWRQLKREDAQEISAELNSIFLERGPVDELLLDNSTAFRSQCLGDMLSRWNTVRVFRAAYPPGGNGIVERHHRTIKAIAERGGISPIEAVFWYNSTPRSGQVESSVPQLSVCRYEWRYPSVVPNGTDTSQDKPLLIKMGKEVWVKPPNAHRTTQWRKGIVTRVNSSNNISIDGMPKHVLDVQPVIVPASLSDGSSEMSSDDSVSEESVEPQVSVQRETGENQRSQRNRKPPVWMADYVSD from the coding sequence atgacactgAAGAATAAAGTAAGCTGTTATGATAAAAACCTTGATGGTTGGAAGAAGGAAGAATTTGAGAAGGAAGTGGACAGGTGGATTGCCGAAGGTATTCTAGTTCCATGGAAAGAAAAGGTTGACGTTGGTATCATTCCTCTAATGGCAGTGGAACAGCCAACAAAGAACAAGGTGAGACCAGTGCTTGATTTTCGGGAACTTAATGTGAATGTCAAGTGTCACACTGGTGATGATGTGACTGATGTATGCAGTGAGACACTGTGGAAATGGCGACAGACAGGTGAGAATGTGTCTGTTGTGGATTTGAAGTCGGCCTACTTACAGTTAAGTGTTGACGAAAAATTGTGGCCATATCAACTAGTGAACTATAAGGGACAGACTTTTTGCCTTACAAGATTGGGATTCGGGTTGAACTCTGCACCACGGATTATGTCTAGGATACTAAAGACTgtattaagtaaggatgaaaaaatagaGAGAGCAACCAGTTCATATATAAATGACACTCTTGTGAATGAATCGATAGCTTCTGCTGATGAGGTGATTAGACATTTGAATACCTTTGGGTTGATAACAAAGTCCCCTGAGTCACTCAATGGAGGTGCTGCTTTAGGATTGCAACTGCAAAGAGTTGGAGGAGAGTTGATGTTCCAGAGAGGTAATAAGGTGCCTGAAGTTGCAGATATGCTTACAAGGAGGGAATTGTTTTCCGTTTGTGGTACATTAGTGGGTCATTATCCCATAGCTGGATGGTTAAGAATTGCATGTAGCTACATTAAGAGAAGAGCCTCAGGAGCACGTTGGGAGGATCCTGTTGGTGAACAGTCCATGATGATGGTTAAAGAAGTAATTGAGAGAGTAAAGTTAGATGATCCTGTGAGAGGAAACTGGTGTGTCCCGAGTGTAAAGCATGGTGTTGTGTGGTGTGATGCCAGCAAAATTGCTATGGGTTTAGTTTTGGAGATAAATGGCAAAATTGCTGAGGATGCTGCTTGGCTTAGAAAAAAGGACGATTTCAACCACATCAATGTTGCCGAACTAGAAGCTGTTTTGAAAGGAGTAAATTTAGCCATTAGATGGGGTTTAGAGTCGATAGAGGAGAGGACTGACTCTGCAACCGTGGGGGCATGGTTGAAATTCATAGTCAGTGCTGAGAAGCATGACCACACAAAAGgaactgctgagatgataatcaTAAGACGCTTGGGTACATTGAAGGAATTGATTACCGAGTTTGGTTTGAATATCGTTGTTCAGATGGTGCCTTCAGAGAAGAATAAAGCTGATATTTTGACAAGAGTCAGGAAGAATTGGTTGGTGAGCAGTGAAGTTGAACATGCACATCTCTGTGCAAGTGCTGTAGTTGATATAACAGAGTTACATAATAAACACCATATGGGAATTGACAGAACACTATATTTAGCTAAAAAGTTGGATCCTCAAGTTTCCAGAGAATGTGTGAAGAAGGTAGTTCAGTGTTGTGATCGTTGTCAGTCCATTGATCCTGCGCCTGTGATGCACAAAGGAGGCGAATTAAGTGTTGAAAGAAACTGGCAGCGGCTAGCTATTGATGTTACTCATTACAGACAGGTAccctatttatcagtggtggatTGTGGTCCAGGTCGTTTTGCAATATGGAGGCAGCTAAAGAGAGAAGATGCTCAAGAAATATCTGCTGAGTTGAATAGCATCTTTTTGGAAAGAGGGCCAGTTGATGAACTATTACTGGATAATAGTACAGCGTTTAGGTCGCAATGTTTAGGAGATATGTTGTCTCGTTGGAACACTGTTAGGGTGTTTCGGGCTGCTTATCCACCAGGGGGAAATGGAATAGTTGAAAGACATCATAGGACCATCAAGGCTATTGCAGAGAGAGGAGGAATTAGTCCTATAGAAGCAGTGTTTTGGTACAACAGCACACCAAGATCTGGACAAGTTGAATCTTCTGTTCCACAACTTTCGGTATGCAGATATGAGTGGAGGTATCCTTCAGTAGTCCCCAATGGAACAGATACCAGCCAAGACAAGCCCCTTTTAATCAAGATGGGAAAGGAAGTGTGGGTGAAGCCCCCAAATGCCCATCGTACTACTCAATGGCGTAAAGGGATTGTCACTCGTGTGAACTCTTCAAACAACATTTCCATTGATGGTATGCCAAAGCATGTGTTGGATGTGCAACCAGTTATAGTTCCAGCTTCCCTATCTGATGGCTCAAGCGAAATGTCAAGTGATGATTCAGTCTCTGAAGAATCAGTGGAACCACAAGTAAGTGTTCAAAGAGAAACGGGAGAAAATCAGCGTTCACAGAGGAATAGAAAACCACCTGTATGGATGGCTGATTATGTTTCTGATTAA